The sequence TATTATAACGTACTCAGACGACAATTCCGACTGCGCTACTGTGAATTAAACCAAAATGCTCACAAATGACTGCTATCGGTTTTATTAATGCTTTATTAACAATGACGAAATAGTTACGATAAATAGCGCTTATCTAATGATTGATATATCCCCTACTATATAAAGACAGCTACCGTGATTATCAAGCACCTAGAACACTAACTAACCACCTACTTTCTTCCGAATGCTACGGCATGTCTAACACTGTGTGAAACCATACAACCAAAGCACTTATCATGCTTGCTATTTTCTAGCGCTAGTTTTAGATCTATTTACAAGGTAAAGTGTATTGTCCTAAATATCTTCTTATAGGTTTACTTATTGATCATTATATTAGGCATTCTTGTTGCCCTTATTATAGTCGTCGCGCTTTTAGTACCGGAGGGTGTTGACTATACCAAAGCTGTAAAAGAAATTATGTCTCGCTATATCAAAATTCATGTAGCGTTGGTATTTTTTCGTAATCCATTACTCCAGTTGATATTCTTTTATATTGACTATAGAGATCGCTTAGATATCGAAGAAAAGAGGATGTTCAAACGTTATTTTATAACGCAATTTTTTAGCATCTTTATATTTATTACTATAATTTTCATTGTTAAACATTACATTTAAGCTAGCAGAAACTTCATATTTTAGTTGAATCAATCTTATGATGACACAAACACTGAATCTAGTAACGACCAAAGACGACGAACAAATCGCCGTTTGGAAGATTGTGGATAATACAAAAGACGAAACAAAGAGCGATACCTCTACCACCAATACCTTTGCCATAAAATCGCAAAACATATTTTTGACGCACGGCACGTTTTCGGACAAACAAACCTGTCTGAAAATCGCTGAGTATCTAGCCCGCCTCGGTCATCATTGCTACATCATGGAATGGCGCGGTCATGGCGCAAGCTCAATACCCAAAGAAAAATTCAACTTCGAAACGGTTGCAACCTATGACTATGAAGCGACTTTTCGCTATCTTTTTGAGGAATTAAAACTCGATAATCTACATTGCGTCACCCACAGCGGCGGCGGGGTTGGTTTAACGATGTTTTTGATCCAGCATCCCTGCTATATCGATAAAATTAATAGTGCCAGCATGTTTGCCTGCCAAGCTTATGGCGCTGCAATAAATCCGATAAATCATACTAAAATTCTTGTAGCAAAATTATTCACGCGGATGGTTGGCTATATCCCTGCTAAAAAAATCAAGCTAGGACCTTTTAATGAAAGCTATCATATGATGAACCAGTGGTACGACTGGAATCTACAAAAGAACTTTAACAGCAGTTTTCTTAAGCAACGTACATTTAAGACAACCAGCATGGATACATGCACCGCTGATGATGCACCTTTAGACTACCGGCAACAGATGCCAAAAATCACGATACCTATCTATGCTATCAGCGCAAAAGGCGACAATTTCATCTCCCCTACTTGTGGTTGTCAGCTATTTTTTGAACCCTTTAAAAACCCTGCCAATATTTTTCGAGAATACTCGCTCAGCCATGGAGACTTGGACGATTATACGCACAGCCGCATTATGATCAGTCGCAATGCGGCGACAGAGATTTGGCCAACAGTTACCGCGTGGATTGAGCAGCATGCCCGTTAAAATAGCGGTGCAGTTGTAGCCTAACTACAGCATGGTACGGACTATAACCAAAAACCGCACGCCTCTAAACATCTTTATACTTGTCAGCGAGTGATGGGCTGTGTCAGTATTGGCGTCATTACTTTTTACTCAATAAATTTTAACCAATGAAATATCCGTAGTAGGAAAGTGGCGTATATGAGCGAATCATCAGAGCAAAGTTCAGCTAAAGACAATAAACACTATCGTTATTTGGTTTTTATCGGGCGTTTCCAGCCCTTCCATCGTGGACATAAAGCGGTTATCGACGAAGCATTAAAGCGTGCTGATAATGTCATTATGTTGATCGGCTCTGCTAACTTACCGCGTAGTTTACGCAATCCATTCAGCGTCGCTGAGCGTGCTGCCATGATTAAAGGCGCATATTCAGCAGCAGAAGCAGCACGTATTCACTGCGTTGCTCTAGATGATGCACTCTACAACGACACGCGCTGGCTACAGTACGTGCAAGCAGGCGTGAAGTCTGTCACTGGTGATTTGCAAACTGATATCGGCTTGATTGGTCATTCCAAAGACAGCTCCTCATATTATTTATCGCTATTCCCCAACTGGGCGTCCGTCTCAGTACCGAGCTATCACAATCTATCCGCCACCCCAATTCGTGATAGCTATCTAATGGGCGCGACCCCGACTCCTGAACGCACGCCTGAGTCGACGCGCAAGGTTTTGAATGACTTCAAAAAGACAGACGAATATCAAAATCTGCACGAAGAAGCGGACTTTATTGATAAATATAAAAGACAGTGGGAATCAGCGCCTTATCCACCAACCTTTATGACAGCAGATGCTCTGATTGTCCAGTCAGGACATATTCTATTGGTTGAGCGCCGCAGCATGCCAGGGCGCGGACTGTGGGCATTACCAGGCGGATTTTTGAATCCAAAAGAGACCTTATTCGATGCCTGTATCCGTGAGCTACGTGAGGAGACTCGCCTAAAAGTCCCTGAACCAGTATTGCGCGGCTCTTGTCATAGTCAGCATACCTTTGATGACCCATATCGCTCAGCACGTGGTCGTACAATTACCCAAGCCTTTTACTTTCAACTTAAAAATGACCCAAAAGGCTTGCCAAAAGTGAAAGGCGGCGACGATGCAGCCACGGCTTTTTGGCTACCACTCGCTGAGCTTGACGCCACCATGATGTTTGAAGACCATTATGCGATCATTACTAAAATGGTTGGTTTGTAGGATTTTATCAGATGATTATCCGATTTTTCATTAACACTTTTCCACGCCCAAGCTGATAGACGGCAAGGGCTAACCGCCGTAACTGTTCTTTCATTAATGCAGCTACGGCATCTCAAAGCAGAGGAGTTCTGTGATGTATACCAGCAATTTAAACAATTTAATTCTAAATAGCGACAGCTACAAAACCTCACATTGGGTGCAATACCCAAAAGGTAGTGAGTACCTGTCCAGCTATATTGAGGCGCGTAAAGGCGACTACGATGTGGTGTTCTTTGGCTTGCAAGCCTTTATTAAAGAATATCTAAGCACGCCAATCACTCATCAAGACATTGATGAAGCCGAAATGGTCATTCAAGCACACGGTTTGACCTTTAACCGTGCTGGCTGGGAGCGTTTGGTTGATAAACATGGCGGCTACATGCCACTGCGCATCGAAGCCATACCTGAAGGTAGCATCGTGCCAGTATCCAATGTGGTCTGCCAAGTTATCAATACTGATCCAGAGTTTTATTGGCTGCCAAGCTATATCGAAACGGCGCTACTCCGTGCCATTTGGTATCCATCAACCGTCGCTAGTGTCTCGCATTATTGCAAAGGCATTATTCGTCAGGCGTTAGAAAAATCTGCGGACAATACCGAATCGCTCACTTTTCGTTTGCACGATTTCGGCTCGCGCGGGGCATCTAGTCAAGAGTCTGTCGCGCTCGGCAGCTTAGCGCATTTAGTGAACTTTGCTGGAACCGATTCGATGACAGCGTTGGTGGCTGCCAGCCGCTGGTATCACATGGATAAGGACATGCCCGCGTTTTCTATTCCTGCCGCTGAGCATAGCACCATGATCGCGTGGGGTCGTGATGGCGAAACCGCTGCTTTTACCAATATGATTGAGCAGTTTGGCGGCGCTGGTAAAAGCTTCTCAGTGGTCTCTGACAGCTATGACTTATGGAACGCCATTGATAATATTTGGGGCGGCAGCCTAAAAGACGACGTCAAAAATATGGGCGGGACTTTGGTTATCCGACCCGATAGTGGTGAGCCTGCCAAAGTGGTTCGCGAAGCCTTAGAGCGCTTGGCAGTAAAATTTGGAACGACAATTAATAGTAAAGGCTATAAAGTGCTGCCTGATTATGTACGTGTCATCCAAGGGGATGGCATCAGCCCACAAAGCTTAACTAAGATCATTGATGTGGTCATGAAAGCAGGGTTTAGCGCAGAGAATGTGACCTTTGGTATGGGCGGTGGTCTATTACAGCAAGTCAACCGCGACACCATGAGCTGGGCAATGAAAGCCAGCGCTATCTCTATCGATGGCACATGGACAGACATCTATAAAGACCCGATTACCAGCCGCTCTAAACGCTCAAAGAAGGGACGTTTGGCGCTGGTCAAAAACAACAATGGACAGCTAAAAACCATCAAGGCTGAAGACCTAGCTGCAGACGCAGATAACCTACTGCGTGATATTTATGTCGATGGTAAATTATTAATTGAAGACAATCTCACCACTATTCGGGAGCGTGCAGGATGGTAGCAATATGATAAATAGCAATAAAATCGCCTCGGTGGCAAGAGATGTACTGCTTGCTCCTATTTATCTTTATCAAGGGCGCAAAATTAAGCGTGATACGGTACGTCTACCTGAGCCAAATGGTGAAAGGCACGGGCAAGTTCAATTAAATGACGCGATTGAGTCGCCAAAAGATGCGCACAAGCGAACATTAAACCTAATGGTCGTTGGCGATTCGGCGGCGGCTGGCGTCGGTAGTGAGACGCAGCAAGAAGCGCTTGTCGGTAACTTAATTCCTGTTCTGACGCAGCAGTCTGCTATCCAAAATCAGTTTGATATACTGAACTGGTCATTGCAAGCGACGACGGGGCATACCAGCTTTGATATCTTGCGTAGGCTTTATGTTCTACCCGCGCCTAGCCAGCCTGTTGATGTGATGGTGCTGAGTGTCGGCGTTAACGACACCACCTCTAAAGTCTCGGTGGATAAATGGCAACAGCAAATTGAAAATATCATTGCTATCGCTCAGCGTAAATTTGGCGTGCTAGAGTTGATTTTTTTAAGCCTGCCGCCGATGGCACAAATGCCTGCGATACCTGCCCCGCTAAGTAACTTTGTGGGTGCTAAAGCCTCTATCCTTGATAAGATATTGCAGCAAGTTTGCGCCGCTCATGATAGTGTCACCTACATGGCCA is a genomic window of Psychrobacter cibarius containing:
- a CDS encoding alpha/beta fold hydrolase; protein product: MMTQTLNLVTTKDDEQIAVWKIVDNTKDETKSDTSTTNTFAIKSQNIFLTHGTFSDKQTCLKIAEYLARLGHHCYIMEWRGHGASSIPKEKFNFETVATYDYEATFRYLFEELKLDNLHCVTHSGGGVGLTMFLIQHPCYIDKINSASMFACQAYGAAINPINHTKILVAKLFTRMVGYIPAKKIKLGPFNESYHMMNQWYDWNLQKNFNSSFLKQRTFKTTSMDTCTADDAPLDYRQQMPKITIPIYAISAKGDNFISPTCGCQLFFEPFKNPANIFREYSLSHGDLDDYTHSRIMISRNAATEIWPTVTAWIEQHAR
- a CDS encoding bifunctional nicotinamide-nucleotide adenylyltransferase/Nudix hydroxylase, encoding MSESSEQSSAKDNKHYRYLVFIGRFQPFHRGHKAVIDEALKRADNVIMLIGSANLPRSLRNPFSVAERAAMIKGAYSAAEAARIHCVALDDALYNDTRWLQYVQAGVKSVTGDLQTDIGLIGHSKDSSSYYLSLFPNWASVSVPSYHNLSATPIRDSYLMGATPTPERTPESTRKVLNDFKKTDEYQNLHEEADFIDKYKRQWESAPYPPTFMTADALIVQSGHILLVERRSMPGRGLWALPGGFLNPKETLFDACIRELREETRLKVPEPVLRGSCHSQHTFDDPYRSARGRTITQAFYFQLKNDPKGLPKVKGGDDAATAFWLPLAELDATMMFEDHYAIITKMVGL
- a CDS encoding nicotinate phosphoribosyltransferase produces the protein MYTSNLNNLILNSDSYKTSHWVQYPKGSEYLSSYIEARKGDYDVVFFGLQAFIKEYLSTPITHQDIDEAEMVIQAHGLTFNRAGWERLVDKHGGYMPLRIEAIPEGSIVPVSNVVCQVINTDPEFYWLPSYIETALLRAIWYPSTVASVSHYCKGIIRQALEKSADNTESLTFRLHDFGSRGASSQESVALGSLAHLVNFAGTDSMTALVAASRWYHMDKDMPAFSIPAAEHSTMIAWGRDGETAAFTNMIEQFGGAGKSFSVVSDSYDLWNAIDNIWGGSLKDDVKNMGGTLVIRPDSGEPAKVVREALERLAVKFGTTINSKGYKVLPDYVRVIQGDGISPQSLTKIIDVVMKAGFSAENVTFGMGGGLLQQVNRDTMSWAMKASAISIDGTWTDIYKDPITSRSKRSKKGRLALVKNNNGQLKTIKAEDLAADADNLLRDIYVDGKLLIEDNLTTIRERAGW
- a CDS encoding SGNH/GDSL hydrolase family protein: MINSNKIASVARDVLLAPIYLYQGRKIKRDTVRLPEPNGERHGQVQLNDAIESPKDAHKRTLNLMVVGDSAAAGVGSETQQEALVGNLIPVLTQQSAIQNQFDILNWSLQATTGHTSFDILRRLYVLPAPSQPVDVMVLSVGVNDTTSKVSVDKWQQQIENIIAIAQRKFGVLELIFLSLPPMAQMPAIPAPLSNFVGAKASILDKILQQVCAAHDSVTYMATDFPRMIAEHSNGTPIDIKVMFASDGFHPSSLMYGYWAQQLSELIIQLLNPSLSDAELTD